In Poecilia reticulata strain Guanapo linkage group LG17, Guppy_female_1.0+MT, whole genome shotgun sequence, the following proteins share a genomic window:
- the LOC103479557 gene encoding insulin-like growth factor-binding protein 3 isoform X1, producing MDSYFLALRMIFLVASLTRRSGASGPVIRCEPCDVRARLLCKPLPKECAERVREPGCGCCMTCALSFGQPCGVYTGRCSSGLTCQHQPGETKPLQALLEGRGVCVNATNRRPPVRPTSTYPVNEVPDNTEAKDKEEKPSSPDLETSCDPAPPRPSLHPILSSAKSNAIRWDQQKATQIFKMEDLSGPVITDQLNISLETKQEPEYGPCRREIERMLSTLKIMDILNPRGFRIPNCDKKGFYKKKQCRPSKGRKRGFCWSVDKYGQPLPGLDGKEREVQRYNSESQ from the exons ATGGATTCCTATTTTCTAGCACTTCGCATGATTTTTCTTGTGGCATCGCTCACCCGCAGGTCAGGTGCGAGCGGGCCGGTCATTAGGTGTGAGCCGTGCGACGTCAGAGCGCGCCTTTTGTGCAAGCCTTTACCCAAGGAATGCGCCGAGAGAGTCCGCGAACCTGGCTGCGGCTGCTGCATGACTTGCGCCCTTAGCTTCGGCCAGCCGTGCGGAGTGTACACCGGGAGATGCAGCTCCGGACTGACCTGCCAGCATCAGCCAGGTGAAACGAAACCTCTGCAGGCTCTGCTTGAGGGTCGAGGTGTTTGCGTAAACGCGACGAACAGACGGCCGCCGGTCAGACCCACATCCACATATCCGGTCAATGAAGTGCCAG ACAACACAGAGGCCAAAGATAAGGAGGAGAAACCATCCAGTCCAGATCTTGAAACTTCATGTGACCCTGCACCTCCCAGGCCTTCGCTTCACCCCATCCTGTCCTCCGCAAAGTCAAATGCCATCCGATGGGACCAACAGAARGCAACCCAGATCTTTAAGATGGAGGATCTCTCAGGACCAGTCATCACAGACCAACTAAACATCTCTCTAGAAACCAAACAGGAGCCTGAGTAT GGTCCCTGCCGAAGAGAAATAGAGCGCATGCTCAGCACCCTGAAAATTATGGACATCCTCAACCCCAGAGGCTTCCGCATCCCAAACTGTGACAAGAAGGGCTTTTATAAGAAAAAGCAG TGCCGTCCATCCAAAGGCAGAAAGAGAGGCTTCTGTTGGAGTGTGGACAAATATGGGCAGCCTCTGCCAGGTCTTGATGGGAAGGAGCGAGAAGTCCAGCGCTACAACTCCGAGAGCCAATAG
- the LOC103479557 gene encoding insulin-like growth factor-binding protein 3 isoform X2 → MDSYFLALRMIFLVASLTRRSGASGPVIRCEPCDVRARLLCKPLPKECAERVREPGCGCCMTCALSFGQPCGVYTGRCSSGLTCQHQPDNTEAKDKEEKPSSPDLETSCDPAPPRPSLHPILSSAKSNAIRWDQQKATQIFKMEDLSGPVITDQLNISLETKQEPEYGPCRREIERMLSTLKIMDILNPRGFRIPNCDKKGFYKKKQCRPSKGRKRGFCWSVDKYGQPLPGLDGKEREVQRYNSESQ, encoded by the exons ATGGATTCCTATTTTCTAGCACTTCGCATGATTTTTCTTGTGGCATCGCTCACCCGCAGGTCAGGTGCGAGCGGGCCGGTCATTAGGTGTGAGCCGTGCGACGTCAGAGCGCGCCTTTTGTGCAAGCCTTTACCCAAGGAATGCGCCGAGAGAGTCCGCGAACCTGGCTGCGGCTGCTGCATGACTTGCGCCCTTAGCTTCGGCCAGCCGTGCGGAGTGTACACCGGGAGATGCAGCTCCGGACTGACCTGCCAGCATCAGCCAG ACAACACAGAGGCCAAAGATAAGGAGGAGAAACCATCCAGTCCAGATCTTGAAACTTCATGTGACCCTGCACCTCCCAGGCCTTCGCTTCACCCCATCCTGTCCTCCGCAAAGTCAAATGCCATCCGATGGGACCAACAGAARGCAACCCAGATCTTTAAGATGGAGGATCTCTCAGGACCAGTCATCACAGACCAACTAAACATCTCTCTAGAAACCAAACAGGAGCCTGAGTAT GGTCCCTGCCGAAGAGAAATAGAGCGCATGCTCAGCACCCTGAAAATTATGGACATCCTCAACCCCAGAGGCTTCCGCATCCCAAACTGTGACAAGAAGGGCTTTTATAAGAAAAAGCAG TGCCGTCCATCCAAAGGCAGAAAGAGAGGCTTCTGTTGGAGTGTGGACAAATATGGGCAGCCTCTGCCAGGTCTTGATGGGAAGGAGCGAGAAGTCCAGCGCTACAACTCCGAGAGCCAATAG